One segment of Paenibacillus rhizovicinus DNA contains the following:
- a CDS encoding lysylphosphatidylglycerol synthase transmembrane domain-containing protein has translation MMRKIGIPLGGLVLAAFFVWITMRWFKGELIGEAAMRLLHSPGMLVLMTAGYGLSFWLKALSWRLYAGRETIDPLARYIHPLFVSLLVNHVLPVKAGDLARSGLLVRSTSIRWDDALHSVAAMRVLDMASLLLIGSSGALVLGLEASPLYMAVLGGALLVSAVCWRGLERLRLRERSERRTEATRELETSMLADSLSDSSLPEAERDGVQTSRIRRAERDKAILLRHYEHLRTTLASGRGAAAALLTLACWLLEGAVLYGVVRVLGLSVGPLQAIWVTGMTIAGQIFHITPGGIGTYETTMTASLGVLGIAGSAAYTAALLSHGYKFMFAFLTGAISLAMSAVTWSEMRSWLRLRKKEGQGE, from the coding sequence ATGATGAGAAAAATAGGCATTCCCTTAGGCGGGCTCGTCTTGGCTGCTTTCTTCGTCTGGATTACGATGCGTTGGTTCAAAGGGGAATTGATCGGCGAAGCCGCGATGCGGCTGCTGCATTCGCCCGGCATGCTCGTTCTTATGACCGCTGGCTACGGGCTGTCGTTCTGGCTGAAGGCGCTGTCTTGGCGGTTATATGCCGGGCGGGAGACGATCGATCCCTTAGCGAGATATATCCATCCGTTGTTCGTGAGTCTGCTGGTTAACCATGTGCTGCCCGTGAAGGCAGGGGACCTGGCAAGATCAGGGCTGCTTGTGCGGAGCACGTCGATCCGCTGGGATGATGCGCTGCATTCCGTAGCCGCGATGCGGGTGCTGGATATGGCATCCTTGCTGCTCATTGGGTCCTCCGGCGCGCTTGTGCTTGGACTCGAGGCTTCCCCGTTGTATATGGCCGTGCTCGGAGGTGCGCTGCTCGTTTCCGCTGTTTGCTGGCGGGGGCTGGAGCGGCTGCGGCTACGGGAGCGTTCCGAAAGACGAACGGAAGCGACACGGGAGCTGGAAACGTCAATGCTTGCAGACAGCCTCTCCGATTCCTCATTGCCTGAAGCGGAACGGGATGGCGTGCAGACAAGCCGCATAAGACGAGCAGAACGGGATAAAGCGATACTGCTGCGGCATTACGAGCATTTAAGGACGACGCTTGCGTCGGGCCGAGGCGCGGCTGCGGCTTTGCTAACGCTGGCTTGCTGGCTATTGGAGGGCGCGGTGCTCTATGGCGTCGTCCGCGTGCTTGGTTTATCCGTCGGTCCGCTGCAAGCGATATGGGTGACCGGGATGACGATCGCCGGACAGATCTTTCATATTACGCCGGGCGGCATCGGAACGTACGAGACGACGATGACGGCATCGCTTGGCGTGCTTGGCATCGCCGGAAGCGCTGCGTACACGGCAGCGTTATTATCGCATGGGTATAAATTTATGTTTGCTTTTCTAACGGGAGCGATATCGCTTGCGATGTCGGCCGTAACTTGGAGTGAAATGCGAAGCTGGCTTCGGCTGCGAAAGAAAGAGGGGCAAGGCGAATGA